The stretch of DNA ACGAAGCCCGTGCAGAGCATCTTCGCCGGGCTCCGACCCGCTGTCGTAGGACTGCTTGCCGCTGCAGCCTTGCTGTTGATGACGACCGACAACTTTGGTTCGCCCTCGCACAGTCCGTGGCAGTTTGGTGTGAGCCTCTTTCTCTTTGTCGCCACTTTTGTGGGTACGAAGTTCCTCCACATCCATCCCATCCGGATGATGGGCTATGCTGCCATCGCCGGTCTGCTCCTGCTGTATGAGTGATGGATGAGGAGAGGGTAGGAGCGTTATATCTTTCTGATGAAATAAAAAATAAGAGGCCTTTCTCGAAGAGAGAAAGGCCTCGTTTAGGGTTGTTGTCAAATGCAAAGATAGGAATTATTCGTTGCAAAATGGCACTAAAGTGTTTGAAGAAATCGGTCGAAAACGTCTTGATAGCCGTTGAAAACACTGATGTCTACCTCGCCGTGGATGCCTCGCACGCGTCCGTCGGGGCAGAGCTGCCAGTAGAGCAGGTGCACGTCGGGCTTGTATTCGCCATAACGAGCGATCCAAATATCATAATTGCGCTTGAGGTCGGGAGCCAAGGGTAGATAGCGATTGACGAATTGCTGACTGATGTAGAGCACCGGTCGTCGCCCGGTCTGTCTACGAACAATGGAGAGCCAGGTGCGAACACGAGCAAAGAGCTCGGCTGCACCGCCGATGCGATGAATTTGTTGAGGAGTGGGTTCGACATCGAGCACCGGTGGGAGGTCGCCTCGACGGAAATAGGAGCGGCGCAGAAAATGACGGGCTTGCGCTGCAGCCGGAGTGTGAATGGAGAAGAAATGATAGGAGCCTACACGAAAACCGTGAGCGCGAGCTGCGCGATAGTCGGCGCGATAGAAAGGATTGAGGAGTGTGGTGCCCTCGGTCGACTTGATATAAAGAAAGGAAATGGGATAGTCTACCCGTCCGTGGATGGCTTTCCGGCTGGCGTTGCCCAGATGCGTGATGCGAAGTTGGGACCAATGGATGGGATATCGACGACCGCCGACGAGATGCTGATACTTGGAGATATCGATGCCGTAGATGCGTTCGGTGGTGTAGGTGAGTCGTTCGCCGAGGAAACGCCCGTTGCGAAACTCTCCCACACGTAGTTTGTGCTGTGGCGTAAAGGCGAAACCGTGGCCATTGAGAGCGTCTCTTTCCCATCGCCCCTCGCTGTAGCTGCCGTCTGGTGCGAGTAGCGAGCCATGTCCGCAGGCGCGCATCTCTCGGTCGAAGCAACCGCGATAGAGGCCCGCGGCATCCTCGCGACTCCCGCTCACCAGCGTATCAGCATTCCAAGTGCCTGCGATTTGCCGACCTTGTGCATCGGTGCAGAGGCCTGGTCCTTGCCGCCGACCATGGTTCCAATGTCCGGCATATATCACACTGTCTTTCACCAACAGCACGCCGTAGCCATGATAGCGGCCGTGTTGCAGCGCACCTTGATAGAGCGTGTCGCCGCGTTGCAAGAGAGCCTGACCGGTTTGTCCTTCATCGAGG from Prevotella sp. oral taxon 475 encodes:
- a CDS encoding GH25 family lysozyme: MKRIRLPFVFLLFLGMSLLASCQLRVRTLDEGQTGQALLQRGDTLYQGALQHGRYHGYGVLLVKDSVIYAGHWNHGRRQGPGLCTDAQGRQIAGTWNADTLVSGSREDAAGLYRGCFDREMRACGHGSLLAPDGSYSEGRWERDALNGHGFAFTPQHKLRVGEFRNGRFLGERLTYTTERIYGIDISKYQHLVGGRRYPIHWSQLRITHLGNASRKAIHGRVDYPISFLYIKSTEGTTLLNPFYRADYRAARAHGFRVGSYHFFSIHTPAAAQARHFLRRSYFRRGDLPPVLDVEPTPQQIHRIGGAAELFARVRTWLSIVRRQTGRRPVLYISQQFVNRYLPLAPDLKRNYDIWIARYGEYKPDVHLLYWQLCPDGRVRGIHGEVDISVFNGYQDVFDRFLQTL